The Anaerosoma tenue genome has a window encoding:
- the mrdA gene encoding penicillin-binding protein 2 yields MPTVREEHRSRFGVLGIVIIVVLSALLVRLWTMQVLNGESFAAQAENNRVREISLEAPRGRILDRNGEPLVTNRSALAVSVDPSHDDVRALLVRTWTEDTADDPTSSEITEMFGEIADLLGTTPAEIYTQVTDVQQEALRPRVIAIDASMEAVAQILERQTDFPWALVEETAVREYPNGTLAAHLLGYTGVISQTQYEQSDEYAGYEPGDTVGKSGVERQYEGVLQGDKGWRRIEVNASGKSQGVVSEQAPRPGNDIRLTIDVEVQRVAEEQLELALAESHRQGYTSAKAAAAVVLDVQTGEVLASTSRPTYDPAAFLGGISTAEWEALTAKGSEYPLNDRVVMGAYPPASTFKVVTAISGLEAGITSENSTYNCTGRWTEMGKQWPKRCWKRTGHGTLSLRAGIKHSCDVVFYEIGYELYKRELEELQATSRLFGLGEKSGIDLPGEVSGRVPDAAWKKRYNENYPEYQMWLPGDTVNMSIGQGDMLTTPLQMALVYAGIANDGVVMKPHVLKDVLGSEGEVVRTIAPETLHDTGVSSEVLGVVERGLVDVTETGTAKGAFAGFGPTVAGKTGTAEVKGKDDYAWFCAYAPAEEPRYAVAVVVEQGGHGGSVAGPAARNILAQLLGEPIETVRATDVSR; encoded by the coding sequence ATGCCTACTGTCCGTGAGGAGCACAGGTCCCGGTTCGGTGTCCTCGGCATCGTCATCATCGTCGTGCTCTCAGCCCTGCTCGTACGCCTCTGGACCATGCAGGTCCTGAACGGCGAGTCTTTCGCGGCGCAGGCCGAGAACAACCGCGTGCGTGAGATCTCGCTCGAGGCCCCCAGGGGGCGGATACTCGACAGGAACGGGGAGCCGCTGGTCACCAACCGCTCCGCGCTCGCGGTGAGCGTGGATCCGTCCCACGACGATGTGCGTGCGCTTCTTGTGCGCACATGGACCGAGGACACCGCCGATGACCCCACGTCCAGCGAGATCACGGAGATGTTCGGTGAGATCGCTGACCTGCTGGGCACGACACCGGCTGAGATCTACACGCAGGTGACCGACGTGCAACAGGAGGCGCTGCGCCCCCGGGTCATCGCGATCGACGCGTCGATGGAGGCGGTGGCGCAGATCCTCGAGCGCCAGACCGACTTCCCGTGGGCGCTTGTGGAAGAGACGGCCGTGCGTGAGTATCCGAATGGCACGCTCGCCGCGCATCTGCTGGGCTACACGGGGGTCATCTCTCAGACCCAGTACGAACAGTCCGACGAATACGCCGGATATGAGCCGGGCGACACTGTGGGAAAGAGCGGCGTGGAGCGGCAGTACGAAGGCGTGCTCCAGGGAGACAAGGGCTGGCGCCGTATCGAGGTGAACGCCTCGGGCAAGTCGCAGGGCGTGGTGAGCGAGCAGGCGCCGCGGCCCGGCAACGACATCAGGCTCACGATCGACGTCGAGGTGCAGCGCGTCGCCGAGGAGCAGTTGGAGCTCGCGCTCGCCGAATCGCACCGGCAGGGCTACACCAGCGCGAAAGCGGCGGCGGCGGTGGTCCTCGACGTGCAGACCGGCGAGGTGCTGGCATCCACCAGCCGGCCGACGTACGATCCGGCGGCGTTCCTCGGCGGGATCAGCACTGCCGAGTGGGAGGCGCTCACCGCCAAGGGGAGCGAGTACCCGCTGAACGACCGAGTGGTGATGGGCGCCTATCCGCCCGCGTCCACCTTCAAGGTGGTCACCGCGATCTCCGGGCTGGAGGCGGGCATCACCTCGGAGAACAGCACCTACAACTGCACCGGCCGCTGGACCGAGATGGGCAAGCAGTGGCCCAAGCGTTGCTGGAAACGGACCGGCCACGGCACGCTGAGTCTGCGGGCCGGCATCAAGCACTCGTGTGACGTCGTCTTCTACGAGATCGGTTACGAGCTGTACAAGCGCGAGCTTGAGGAGCTTCAGGCGACCTCCCGGCTGTTCGGCCTGGGCGAGAAGTCGGGGATAGACCTGCCGGGCGAGGTCTCCGGGCGCGTGCCGGACGCCGCCTGGAAGAAGCGGTACAACGAGAACTACCCCGAATACCAAATGTGGCTTCCCGGCGACACCGTGAACATGTCCATCGGACAGGGCGACATGCTCACCACGCCGCTCCAGATGGCGCTCGTGTACGCGGGCATCGCTAACGATGGCGTGGTCATGAAGCCGCACGTGCTGAAGGACGTTCTCGGTAGCGAGGGCGAGGTCGTAAGAACGATCGCGCCGGAAACGCTGCATGACACCGGCGTCTCCAGCGAGGTGCTCGGGGTCGTCGAGCGCGGCCTCGTGGACGTGACGGAGACAGGCACGGCCAAGGGAGCGTTCGCCGGTTTCGGCCCCACCGTTGCCGGCAAGACCGGCACCGCTGAGGTGAAGGGCAAGGACGACTACGCGTGGTTCTGCGCGTACGCCCCGGCCGAGGAGCCGCGGTATGCGGTGGCGGTGGTCGTGGAGCAGGGAGGTCACGGCGGCTCGGTGGCCGGTCCGGCGGCGCGGAACATCCTCGCGCAGCTGCTCGGCGAGCCGATCGAGACGGTCCGCGCCACGGATGTGTCGAGGTGA
- the rodA gene encoding rod shape-determining protein RodA — MNKTLGQRILDKVNVPLVLWVLALLVYGSIVVASATSEMAGGAGLLRRHILGAVVGLVPLALAWAFDYTRLRGWHGVLVTMGALLLISPRLPGIGYEAGGATSWIQLFGVRLFQPSEPAKLIFIVVAAAVIASFKGRIDSPREVGVVGAYVAGAVGLILLQPDLGTGLVFVAIAFVMLIVGGMKGRYFAIAAGLLVVATFVVLQFGLLADYQEDRLLVFVDPSRDPAGAGYNLAQSKIAIGSGGLAGKGLGSGTQSNLHFIPARHTDFIFSVLGEELGFIGAVTLLGLYLALLLTALAIATSSRDLFGALIAAGVLGMWLFQILENVGMTVGMMPITGIPLPFMSFGSSAMVTNLGAVGLLLSVWSRRYGA, encoded by the coding sequence GTGAACAAGACGCTCGGACAGCGCATCCTCGACAAGGTGAACGTGCCGCTCGTGCTGTGGGTCCTGGCACTTCTCGTGTACGGCAGCATCGTTGTGGCATCCGCCACGTCGGAGATGGCGGGCGGCGCAGGGCTGTTGCGACGCCACATCCTCGGTGCGGTCGTGGGCCTCGTTCCGCTCGCGCTCGCGTGGGCGTTCGATTACACCCGGCTCCGTGGGTGGCATGGCGTGCTGGTCACCATGGGCGCACTGCTCCTCATAAGCCCCCGCCTTCCGGGCATCGGCTATGAGGCCGGCGGCGCCACGTCGTGGATCCAACTCTTCGGTGTCCGTCTGTTCCAGCCGTCCGAGCCCGCGAAGCTGATCTTCATCGTCGTGGCGGCAGCGGTGATCGCGTCGTTCAAGGGGAGGATCGACTCGCCGCGTGAGGTAGGCGTGGTGGGCGCATACGTCGCGGGCGCCGTGGGACTCATCCTGCTTCAGCCCGACCTGGGTACCGGCCTTGTCTTCGTGGCCATCGCGTTCGTCATGCTCATCGTGGGCGGGATGAAGGGTCGCTACTTTGCGATCGCCGCGGGCCTGCTCGTGGTGGCCACGTTCGTCGTCCTGCAGTTCGGCCTGCTGGCCGACTACCAGGAGGACAGGCTCCTGGTCTTCGTCGATCCCTCGCGTGATCCGGCCGGGGCCGGATACAACCTCGCGCAGTCGAAGATCGCTATCGGCTCGGGAGGGCTGGCGGGCAAGGGTCTCGGCTCCGGCACGCAGTCCAACCTGCACTTCATCCCAGCGCGTCACACAGACTTCATCTTCTCGGTGCTGGGGGAGGAACTGGGCTTCATCGGTGCCGTGACATTGCTCGGTTTGTATCTTGCCCTGCTGCTCACGGCTCTTGCGATCGCCACATCGTCGCGCGATCTGTTCGGCGCCCTCATCGCCGCGGGGGTGCTGGGGATGTGGCTGTTCCAGATTCTGGAGAACGTGGGCATGACGGTGGGTATGATGCCTATTACAGGCATCCCTTTGCCGTTCATGAGTTTCGGGAGCTCGGCGATGGTGACGAATCTCGGCGCTGTCGGGCTGCTGCTCTCGGTATGGTCGCGCCGTTACGGGGCCTGA
- a CDS encoding YcjF family protein, with product MGLIKGGMGLPVDVRDVTRSGSRYTEERELPVRVAVYVEVDAPDPLIDELREALRPRTARASLQIEVAELGQTPSLAPLTDVAIAIAGTGNVGLQQAVASIRQARVPLVVTGIGDGVRSRELADALGQPTDDVIVSYDPVEVIERVGSWLSDTLGTKRLALAHNFAFMRRAVAEDAVKTTAWQNALVGTVTPIAGADMPIMTANQVKMLLQIAAAYGEPLGMERVKELLAVVGGGYLMRTIARQALTVVPVLGWAIKGGVAYTGTLAMGKTAVQYFEDGSDLGQLIAHYKGVVAEAATKVPKRRRTASLPVEEVGQMALPVDEGTGPAGE from the coding sequence ATGGGTCTGATCAAGGGCGGGATGGGACTACCGGTGGACGTCCGCGACGTGACCAGGTCGGGTTCGCGCTACACCGAGGAGCGCGAGCTCCCGGTGCGGGTGGCCGTGTACGTGGAAGTGGACGCGCCGGATCCGCTGATCGATGAACTCCGGGAGGCGCTGCGGCCACGGACGGCGCGCGCATCCCTGCAGATCGAAGTTGCCGAGCTCGGACAGACGCCGTCTCTGGCGCCGCTCACCGACGTGGCGATAGCGATCGCCGGTACGGGGAACGTGGGTCTGCAGCAGGCGGTGGCCTCGATCCGGCAGGCGCGCGTACCGCTCGTGGTCACCGGTATCGGCGACGGCGTGCGGAGCCGTGAGCTCGCCGACGCGCTCGGCCAGCCTACCGACGATGTGATCGTCTCGTACGACCCTGTCGAGGTGATCGAGCGTGTGGGGTCGTGGCTGTCGGACACGCTGGGCACCAAACGGCTCGCACTGGCGCACAACTTCGCTTTCATGCGGCGGGCCGTTGCCGAGGACGCCGTCAAGACCACCGCGTGGCAGAACGCGCTGGTGGGGACGGTGACGCCTATCGCCGGGGCGGACATGCCGATCATGACCGCCAATCAGGTGAAGATGCTGCTGCAGATCGCGGCGGCGTACGGCGAGCCGCTCGGCATGGAGCGGGTGAAGGAGCTGCTGGCCGTGGTGGGCGGCGGCTACCTCATGCGTACGATCGCGCGCCAGGCGCTGACCGTCGTGCCGGTCCTTGGGTGGGCGATCAAGGGCGGCGTGGCGTATACCGGTACGCTGGCCATGGGCAAGACCGCCGTGCAGTACTTCGAGGACGGAAGCGACCTCGGGCAGCTCATAGCGCACTACAAGGGAGTGGTGGCGGAGGCGGCGACCAAGGTGCCGAAGCGCCGCAGGACCGCGTCCCTTCCCGTGGAAGAAGTCGGACAGATGGCGTTGCCGGTCGACGAGGGGACAGGTCCGGCCGGTGAATGA
- a CDS encoding TIGR03960 family B12-binding radical SAM protein, producing MNDVWERVEPLLRQVERPARYVDREWGVVRRPDAGYHVALMYPDTYEVGMANQALQVLAARLSTLDDVACERVFIPWVDMSAAMRAHEVPLFTLESCTPVAEMDILGITLPNELTYTNVLEALDLAGIPLRAHDRGETHPLVVGGGPCSHNPEPMAAFFDAILVGDGEEALLEIVASHRASMAAGLSREESVRALAGIDGVYVPSLYLVGDDGVVRPVDDAPARVTRRVLADLDTYVSPTCPVVPYADVVHDRATVEVLRGCSRGCRFCQAGMVYRPVRERPADSIVRDAIASLRCTGYEELSLTSLSTADHSQLEEVLRRLANRLEGTGTAISVPSLRLDSFTVPLARLLGDGRKAGLTFAPEAGSQRLRDAINKNITEEEILTAVDQAFTAGWRRVKLYFMIGLPTETDEDVTAIAALVERVFAAARAATPPGERGGLRVAVSVSTFVPKAHTPFQWDGQLPIEEVRRRQVMLRQAMPRKGVELSFHDAGSSLLEAVLAKGGREAAAGVEAAWHAGAVFDAWSEHFSLARWTEALASAGIDAAAYAAEARDRHGALPWDHIDSGLSPAFLRAERERADRAETTADCTFGDCTGCGVCPGLGVDVVVAGGERRG from the coding sequence GTGAATGACGTGTGGGAGCGCGTCGAGCCGCTGCTCCGGCAGGTGGAGCGGCCGGCGCGCTACGTGGACCGTGAGTGGGGCGTGGTCCGGCGGCCTGACGCCGGTTACCACGTGGCGCTCATGTATCCCGACACATACGAGGTGGGGATGGCCAATCAGGCGCTGCAGGTCCTCGCCGCACGGCTGTCCACTCTCGATGATGTCGCGTGCGAGCGGGTGTTCATCCCCTGGGTGGACATGTCGGCCGCCATGCGCGCGCACGAGGTCCCGCTGTTCACTCTGGAATCGTGTACGCCTGTGGCCGAGATGGACATACTCGGCATCACGCTCCCCAACGAACTCACTTACACGAACGTGCTCGAGGCGCTCGATCTCGCGGGGATCCCCCTGCGGGCCCACGATCGCGGTGAGACCCACCCGCTGGTGGTCGGCGGGGGTCCGTGCTCGCACAATCCGGAGCCCATGGCGGCGTTCTTCGACGCGATCCTCGTAGGAGACGGCGAGGAGGCGCTGCTCGAGATCGTCGCGTCGCATCGCGCCTCGATGGCCGCCGGACTGTCGCGGGAGGAATCGGTGCGCGCTCTCGCCGGTATCGACGGCGTGTATGTGCCGTCGCTCTACCTCGTAGGAGACGATGGGGTCGTCCGGCCCGTGGACGACGCGCCTGCCCGGGTCACACGTCGCGTTCTCGCAGACTTGGACACGTACGTGTCACCCACATGTCCGGTGGTCCCCTATGCCGACGTCGTGCACGATCGGGCGACCGTGGAGGTGCTGCGGGGGTGTTCGAGAGGGTGCCGGTTCTGTCAGGCGGGCATGGTGTATCGGCCGGTGCGCGAGAGGCCTGCCGACTCGATCGTGCGTGACGCCATCGCGAGTCTGCGGTGCACAGGTTACGAGGAGCTCTCGCTCACGTCGCTCTCCACGGCCGACCATTCCCAGCTCGAAGAGGTTCTGCGACGGCTCGCGAACAGGCTGGAGGGCACCGGGACGGCGATCTCCGTGCCCTCGTTGCGCCTGGACTCGTTCACCGTCCCCCTGGCGCGTCTGCTGGGTGACGGACGTAAGGCCGGGCTCACATTCGCCCCCGAGGCCGGCTCGCAGAGGCTGCGGGATGCGATCAACAAGAACATCACCGAGGAGGAGATCCTCACCGCCGTGGACCAGGCGTTCACGGCGGGGTGGCGACGGGTGAAGCTGTACTTCATGATCGGGCTTCCCACGGAGACCGACGAGGACGTGACTGCGATCGCCGCGCTCGTGGAGCGCGTGTTCGCCGCGGCGCGGGCAGCGACCCCTCCCGGCGAGCGCGGCGGGTTGCGCGTGGCCGTGTCGGTGTCGACCTTCGTGCCCAAGGCGCACACGCCGTTCCAGTGGGACGGGCAGCTGCCGATCGAGGAGGTCCGGCGCCGCCAGGTGATGCTGCGGCAGGCGATGCCGCGCAAGGGTGTCGAGCTGTCGTTCCACGACGCGGGGTCGTCGCTGCTCGAAGCCGTGCTGGCGAAGGGCGGCCGCGAGGCCGCCGCGGGCGTGGAGGCGGCGTGGCACGCGGGGGCGGTCTTCGACGCGTGGAGCGAGCACTTCTCGCTCGCGCGGTGGACCGAGGCGCTCGCCTCGGCAGGGATCGACGCCGCTGCCTATGCGGCGGAGGCACGGGATCGCCACGGCGCGCTTCCGTGGGACCACATCGACAGCGGTCTCTCACCCGCATTCCTGCGCGCCGAGCGGGAACGCGCCGATCGCGCGGAAACGACCGCCGACTGCACGTTCGGCGACTGCACCGGGTGCGGGGTCTGCCCCGGGCTGGGTGTCGATGTCGTGGTCGCGGGAGGTGAGCGCCGTGGCTGA